CCAACAGAGACCCAAGCTCTGCTCCACCCTCCTCAGTCCACTGACTTTTGTCCTGATGCTTGTTACTTCTGGCACAAAATGTTGGCTAAAGCTCCAGGCCTCATGCTTGTGATCcaagcaggaagaaggaagggggaaGCAGAGAGCAGTGACACCCATAACAAGAAAGCAAAAGATTTCTCAAAATAATAGTAGCTGTGTCTTATTGGCCAGAATTATATTTGACCCCTTGAAACAGCAAGTCAGTCTGGGAAATAAAGTGTTTAGCTAGAAATATTACCACATATTAATAAAAAAACCAGGGTTCTGGCTGGTAATgaaaaaaggagaatgaataTCAAGCAGGCAACTAACACGGCCTACAACAAGCTACTTTTGCATTCTAAGAATGAACCCTGCTGAGTTATAGTgaactgttcttttcttttaaatacattgCCAGATTCTATTTGacaatattttgaagtttttgaaattctattttattgtatTGCAACATTCAGGATCAAAGAACTTGAACTAAGGTAGTGGAAATGGGAATAGAAAGATTGAAACATTCAGTATAGCTTTGGAGGCATCAAGGCCTTGTAACAGACATGTGATTTAATCACACAAAGAAGCTCTAAgagaaggctggccagttagttcaactggttagagcacagccttgtaacaccaaggttaagggttcagttccctgtaccaaccagccaccaggaggaaaaaaaataaagtgctaggagaggaaataaaaaggcgctgcattaatttaaaaagaggaTAATTAATGACCAGTGGTGTTGTCTTTAGACACCAAAGTATTCATGAAGTTTTCTGAATTTCAGATTTCCCTTAATTTGGAATGTCCTAATTAGGTGTTTAGCATTTTAATCAACATTTAGAAACAATTATAATAATCTCTCTGgacttttatgaaaataaaactattgttGTGATAATAGTattgtggggctggctggtgagctcacttggttagaccatggtgctaataacaccaaggtcaagggattggatccccatatagtactggccagacaccacaaaaaataaaagggtccagctggttagctcagttgattaaagtgcagcattataacaccaaggtcaagggttcagatctcaaTTCCAGCCAGAcgcccacaaaaaaagaaaaaaaaaagtactgtggctattttttaagtatttatccTTCAAAGatatacactgaaatatttataaatgaaattatacaccaggtatttgcttcaaaataacatAGGAGTCATGGAGGACAAAGTGGAtagaaacaaagatgaaaaaagattaGCTATGAGTTAATGATTGTTGAAAATGGGTTTTGAGCATATGGGATTCATCGAATTTTGGGAGGGCGGGGCAGCcagccggtatggggatctgaacccttgaccttgggtgttacaaggctgcactctatcACTgtattattctgtcttcttttgaatgtttgaaatgtcccataaactttttttttaatttgaagaatGGCAGCATGCACGTTCGCATTTGTATATACAAATGTATAcaatcaaatatttcttttaaatgacaAAGTGTTAGCAAATTCTATTCCaaagcattttattgtttttcggAAAAAAAGAACTGTACATGCAATAGCCATGGCAGGATAGTTCTGCTACTCCCTGAACTTGATCATATGCAGCTCTGGGGAGAGACTGTACCATCCCTCTAGTAGCCACTGCCATCTTCACTGTCCACAGCTTCAGTTCCCAAGTCCAGCTCTAGATTTTGCCAAATTCATAACAATATTCAAAGCAATAGTGACTGCATTTATGCACGCTGCCAGCAATCTTAAGCCCAAAATGCTTCAAAGATTAAACAGTCATACACAttcaaaatacatagaaaaataatataattagaaTTTATACAAAGTAGATTTTTACAAAACAACTTCACTACAAGAAATACTTCTTATATCCAAGCGCAAAAAATGTGGAAATATACATGGAAGTATATgtttaagaaaaaacatttttatttctaaatgctgAGTGGGAAGGTATAGACTAAGTTCTGGTTAACTAATAAAATTTAAGAGAACTTCAATTTGCTAGCAGAAATTTTCACTCCATTCTCAAACTTCTAAAAACAGTTCCTGATGGAATTAAACAGCTGTTCCTCTTTCcaaattctgtttaatttcagCTGTATATTTCCCATAGAATCTTTCTGCTTTCTTGTTGAATTTGGCATTCCTTTCATTAATGTAGTCAATATCCGCATCATCATTATAAGGACGTCTCCGGCTATATTTGTCTCGTTTTTCAATtctgagggaagaagaaaataatttacaaaattcaaaattgcCTTCTTTTTTCATCTTAATAGAACATGGCCAAATAGTTAAGAATATAATCAGTACATTTAGAATTGCacactttggggtgggggggagggaaccCAGTTTTCATCAAGTTCAAGTTGAAACTGCTAATTAACAGTAAAACCCCAGGTATAAACCATGAAATTCAGTACATACTAAATCAGCATGCTTCTAAAAGAGCAACAATGCATCATTAGGAACTGGACACATGAAgtattacttaaaataattactacaataataattatattaataatagccACAGCTAATACTGAGTGCACAGACACTATTCTTAACACATGAATTAACTAGTAAAACATAAATTCGGGCTGTCCGATTAGCTCAGTTaattagagcatggtactgataacaccaaggtcaaggtttcagaaccctgtaccagccagccacaaaaaaaattgtgtgtgtggagggctggcccgtggctcacttgggagattgcagtgctgataacaccaaggccatgggttcagatccctatatagggatggctggttggctcacttgggagagcagggGGCTGACAACACCCAAGTCAAGGGgtgggatccccttaccagccatctttaaaaaaaaaaaaagtgtgtgtatgtatgtgtgtgtgtatgtatgtgtgtatgtgtgtgtgtgtgtgtgtgtgtgtgtgtgtgtgtatacacatagaTATAAATTAATACTGCTCTACCTAATATTTATCTCTATTAGTGTTAAGAAACACAAATATAACTGAAGTATACTGTACATTTATTAGAACATCTTGCTTCTTCAGATCAGAGAATGGAATGACTATTAAAGTAAAAGCCTTAAAGGaagaataattttctttagaCCTTTCCTCTTCAATTATAACAACTCAATTTCACCAATATTTTGCATCACAATTCCAAATCATATGGACTCAACCCATACTTGCTGTCTATCCCCAAAACTACCATAGATATTAGGCCAGAAATGAGCAATTACCAGTATAATTTTTGTCTATTCAATTGATTCAAAGCACATTAGACTTAGATGCACATTCTAAGTCTATTTTGTCATTAACAGTTTAAAATTTCAGGCTGCtctattgagtacttactgtTTTTCCAGATCTATGACCATCCTATCAATTTCCTCTGTGGAAGGCACATGTGTTCCATGAAGAAGACTGTTGGATGTTGGGAAAAACTCTTCTCcactgaaaagacagaaaatggacttACAGTAACACTATAAGTGCTCCATTTTCAAATGTCAAACTAAACTTCCACTCATgatgaaagataaaatatatacatgtatttactGTGGGATCctaccttaaatttaaaaaaaaaaagaaaagaaagaaaatacagaagtagAAAGGACCTAGGAAATCACCAACTCCAACACCTTCATTCTGTAGATGAAAGCGCCAATGGTCAGAGGTTAAAGGACTTATCAAGGGTCACAAAGTGTTACAAACACAGTTGGGATTAGAACTTCCAAGCTTaggttatttctctttccattaaaACAGAGGTCTGCAAACTACAGTCCACCaagtttttgaaaatagttttattgggacacagacATAACCGTTTATGTATTCTCTACAGCTGCTTTCACACTGTAGTGGCatagttgagtagttgtgacagagaccacatgcccacACAGCCCAAGATATTTACTATTTTGTCCTTTACAGAGAAAGTTCACCAGCCCAAGGACTAAAGCATTCTGCCTCCTAAAATAATATCTAAGTAACTATGATAACCTGGGTGTTAACCAGCCAACACTCAGTCTTAGAATACCCAGCTAGAGAGAAAACCAAGTGGTTAGCTTACTGCTGAGAAGTGAACAATAGTGTTGTCAAAGCAGAGACCATTCTTACACAGCTGTTGATAACCTACACCCCTTAGCATTTAAGTGTGTTTGTATTTACGtatggtatgtgtatgtgtattcacacacacaaatatgtccATATTGCTTCAGGATGAAAAAAAGACTTGCATTAAACCTGTCAACTTACTGTTTTTCTCTCAGCCTCTCATACGCTTCCATGTTAGGTTTGATCTGCTTAGTCAACCGATGATATTGGCGTAACTGGGCAGCAGCATAATCTAAAAATAAAGTGGGAATCAGAGATGATGTATTACCTTGTTTGGGCATTGCtattcaaagaaaaatcaaaattattattaagtAATATAAGCACAAGACACTAATCTAAGCATAGCTTCTACCCTGAAGATGCTGACAAGCAGACTTTGATTAATTTTAccacaaagaataaaagaatccAGCTGACTGAAGTGCAGCCTTTTTGACTTCTGCCCTAtgagatattttgtatttttcttgggTTTAGGCCTCTCGGAGAATACTCCATGAAGGAAGCATGAGGAGCACATcctttctaaaatccaaaaaCAGTGAAGGCAATGTTTATCTAACAGGCTTGTTCAATAAAGGTCAATTTTACCAGAAAATCCCAGATCAgggtttttcctcttctttttcctctcccatCTTTCTGCATCTTCTGCACTGATCTCTAGCAACTTCATTTTCTCATAGTCTTCCCCTCTTGCTGcacattccttaaaaaaaaagaaaaaagctggtACCTACAATTATGATACAAGCAATGATTTGATCTATTTTAAATCAAGAAAGATCCAATACAGATATGAAgcactactttaaaaataatgattaatatttcaagaaaatttggaaatctgCTATGGTATATAAGAAGAAAGCATATGACACATATTGGGTGTTTATCAGGTGTCAGGTcctgttctaaatgttttacatgcATAACTTGTTTAACTCATAATTAACTCAAATTATTATTAAAGTCCTCAtcatatagatgagaaaacacagGTAGAGAGATTTAACACAGGTTAAATAATTCTCTCAAAGTTTTGCAGCACTAGTAAAAAGCAGAGCCAAGATGTGAACTCTGGCAGTTTGGCTCCAAAGCCAGAGAACTCAACCATCATGTTCTACTGTCTCAATGCAAGAGAATGACTGAATAAATCACTTATGAAGAGAACAGAGTAGTTCcccacctttttcttttgttcttcctgTAGTTCCCATTCCAAACGAGCTTTTTTGGCTTCCCAGTTTGCAGGTAACTTAAGTCTTTTATCTTCTTCCACAACTTCCTGGTGATTCAATTTACGAGCTTCATTCTAAAACCATAACCCAAAAAGTTAGTCAGctgaaacatgaaaataaatccaAATGATCTTGCCTCCTTTGAGGAGCATCGGGTAGGACACATAAACAAGGTAACCTCATTTTATCCTAACAGCAGTAGAGAACCATCAAAGGATGTTATTAAGAAAGGGAACAGCCTAATAAAGTCTCTATTTGCATacattgagaaaaaaatgtgttgggCTGCACTGTTTTGCCCTCCGGGTTAATATCAGCTTTGCTTCTATTTAGCTCTTTGGGTTGGATAGGAACAAGGTTTTACAAAGTGGGGGAGCCATACTACAGTGGCATTTAGGTCTCCCGAATCTAGCCCACATAAATCAGGTGTGGGTAAGAGAGGGGCTGGAGCGAGAAGATATGTTTTTTTAAGTTCTCAAAGTGATTCCAGTGCGCTGCCAGCGTCGAGAACCACCGGGATAGAACTTTCATCTCGGGGGACGATCCAGCTCGGAGGGTCTGTCAAGCGCATTGGTGCGTCTTCCTAGTCCCTCTACAAACGCGCACGGACCTGGCCAGGTGACAGGTCTGAGCTGGCCTCGCGGATTACTCACCCGCTTCAGATGCAGCTCCCGAAATTTGCGCAGTCTCTGTTCGCGCTTCTGGGCGGCCAGTTCCTCCGCCAGCCGGTCAGACCCCTCCTCCACGCTACCAACTGGCACCTGTAGCGAAGAGGACCGGCTTGAGGTGGGGCCGGCTCGGCTTCTCCCTGGAAGGCTCAAGCCGAGTCCCCGCCCGTCAGAAGGCCTCCACTGCCGCCCCAACCCCACAATGTCTGGACCTCCCTGGCCCAGAACCCAGGCTTCGCCTCCACCTCTCGCCCCTGCCTCCCCTCGGAACACTCACCCACAAAACTCTCTGGGAAGTGGCCGTGGCACTCACCTCCTCGGCTTCAGTCGCAGCCGCCATCACAACTTTTCTTTTCCCACTTCCGGCAACAACACAGAGCACTTCCGTCGGCCTTGGGACCGCCCCGTCGATACGTACCGATAAGCTACTGtaagccccgcccctccccggaGGCCTCAGGAAGATACGACCAATCCCTGCCCCTCTCAGCGGTGAGGCGTTTCGATTGGGCAGGGTCTTGCGCAGCCGCAGAAGGCCGCAGAAGCGATGGCAGGAAGGGGtgaggcagggaggaaggaatCGGGAAGCGCTTAGAACAGGACGTCTAGGAAGGAATGGCCAAAGGAGCCTGGCAGCACGTTGTTCATATACGAGGAAAGTGCTTTCCGTCCAGCACTTAGCCTCAGTGTCACCTCCTCCGAGAGGCCGGGCTGCCCTGACTACCTTGTCTTACGTAGGCAGTTAGTACTGTCATTGGAAGCCATTGTAATTCTGTTCAGTAGTCTGTTTCTCTTGTCTCTTGTTCATTTTCCATTTCGCCTATCAGCGTTATCAGCTGGAGAAAAGTAGAGCCCGTCTCATCTTGTTCATTCTTACGTGCCTAGCGGGGAAACAATGCCAAAATTAATAACTGAGACAATTAAGGTGCTGGATAGAAGAGGaatacatgaaatttaaaaattttttttaaatttattatgaaCATATTCGGTCTTACAAAtcttgatatttctttatgccctttaccagacctatcacttcccaaaccccctccctccctatcCCCTCATCTCTATTATCCTTAGGTTTTGAAAATTACCTTTTTCTGCACTAACAACTTCTGATTAGATGtagaaacaaaaaagtaatcCCGAAATGAATCGATATCTaggtaaaaaatttaaatggtaacactagaaataaaaaataaaatacacaaaaattaaatgaaggcTTACCTATTTTCTGGTTGGAAGacaatataaaaacataatatcACAAAAGAGTATCTctaatgaatttataaatttcatGCTATTCCCATCAGAATCTCGAGTGggttatagtttttgttttttggaactGTTAAATAATGGAGCAAATATCTAAAAGTTCAACAACCCAGTGTGTTGGTAAGTCTATGAAGAAACATTAATTTTACATGTATGACTGGTAGGACTGAAAACAAGTCCAACCCTAAGGAgggaaatttggcaatatctataaAAGTTACAAAGGCATTTACTTTTACCCAGCTCTCacacttctgggaatttatcaACAGATACAATTGCACAGGTGTAAAATGACTTATGTAAGAGGTTGGtcatttcagctttttttttttcttttttttttttttttgtaataaaagattggaaacaactcaaatgtctgtCAATAGAAGGtcggttaaataaattatggtacgtGCAGTGGAACACTGTgaagctgtaaaaaggaatgggTTAGCTGTCTGTACACTGATTTGGAAAGATCTCCACAATATACTAAGTGAAAAATGCAAGGTGCAGAACTGTGTATATAGTGTGCTGTATTTTGAGGAATGGTAGGTAGGATTAGGGTTACAaagaatgtatttttgttttgcataAAGAATTTAggagggggccgaccccgtggctcactcggtagagtgcggcgctgggagcacagcggcgctcccgccgcgggttcagatcctatatagtgatggcgggtgcgctcactggctgagcggggtgTGGCcgacaccaaggcaagggttgcgatccccttaccggtcacaaaaaaaaaaaaaatttaaaaaaaagaatttaggagGGATAGACAAGAAGCTAACAGAAGTTACAATCCATTTGGGGGGGTGTTtactctgtgtgtatatatatgggctcatatatattattttgaactatataaatacatttctaattctaaaattaaagtTTGAATAGAAGAATTGAGAATAGCTAAGagtatttttgaataaaaatagtgAGGAGGGACTTGTCTTACAAAGAATTAAAACTTAATAGAAGGCTTCAGTAATGAATACAATATTGTACGTGCACAGGAAATGACACATAAATCAACAGAATGGAAAATTCACAACTAGATTCAATGGGGAAATGGTGCTGTATAGAATAGAATAAGTTAGTGCTTGCATAGTTGGCTAAAAGCTggacaaaaattaaatttgtatctCAGAATATGGAAAAATAACATCATCAACatcaggaaatgaaaatgaaaacagttacATGTGGTTTTATGCCTCTCAGAttggtaaaaaataaatcagtaaaatcaAATAATGGAGAAGATTCCAGAAATATGTACTTCCAAGCAACACTTAAGAACGGTAATTGCTGCAACCTTTAAGAAAAGTTAATCagcaatatctattaaaattaaaattatatcaacCCTTTAACTCAGCAGACCCACTTTTGAGAAATTATCCCACAGAAATTAAAGTACCAATACTTATGCATTTGTGTACAAGGATGTTTactgtggcaaaaaaaaaaaaaaaaatctatcacaaAGATTTCAGAAACCATTAAATTCCCCTATGCTAAGGTAGATTTTGAAATATGTCCTGGGAAAGTGACTTCCTATCTTTAGTATAGTTGACAGTACCCATGGCAAAGAAGTAAGaggagaaataaagggaaaaggaGCATTAAATAGGTTCTAGGGGCTCTGTTTGCTGAGCTCAGAGATATTCGGAGGTAGCACTGACAAAATGTTTTTCCCATTcagttttttaacatttattgaacagctACTAAGTGCCAGACCCTTTGAGGGGGCCAGATGGCATAGAAAAGTCATCAGGGGAGGCTTGTTTTATAGAGCTTTGATTTTTCTAGGAAGGCGTATAGTCATTGGGAAGAGTGGCGCTTGTATGCTTCTTATTTTACTATTAAGAATCctatccccttaccggccagctgccaaaataataataataataacaataacaataataataataataataatcctatttcattcttttctccatTCCTGCCAGTAAAATTGAGCTCCATATTGCCAGTTTGTTTACAATATAAAGTCATAGAATTCCTAAGCTtgactttaaaaaatgcaaatcttcATAATTAACTAAAGGAGTCTCTGGAAGAGATAAAAAAGAAGCAGCATAGAGAAGGGAAGtaaccctgtactggccaaccatcaaaaaaagagagagaaagatactaTTCGATGTGGTAAAAATTGCTCAACAACTCTGATTTCATACAATAATGTATTAAGAACATTCACAGGAATGTCAGTCTTGTTTTCCAGTGCAATATGAAGGTTTGTGTGATTcttcaaaactgttttaaactgTATAATTTGCCTTTTGCAGCATAACACATCACCCCAAAACCTGGTACCTTAACacaactttttgttgttgttgttgttagcagctggctggtatggggatccaaaccattgaccgtggggttgtcagcaccacgctctaaccgagtgagctaaccagccagccctattttatTACAGTTCTGGAAATTAACTGGATTCAGCTAAGTGGTTCTTGCATGGGGTTTCTCATGCAGCCTCAGTCAGatcaggggctggggctggaatcATTGTGAAGTCTCCCTCACTCGAATTACTGCTGGGttaagaaaattttcatttaaattaaatacactAAATAAGTAATTacacacttattttttttattttatttacacacTTATTTAATTACGTTTATATAAGTActgcaaagaagaaagagaagtatGAAGAGCTATAACAGGAAACTGATTTTGTAAAGTGGTGACGGTTAGGGCATCCCTGAAGAAAGACATTTAAGGAGATCTGAGGCAGGAAGGGGATGCATCTGCCTCCAACTGATAAAAGTCAGCAATTACTCAGCATTTGCTATGGGCCAGGAACTAGTCACAAACACTTCGCATGTATTAACTAACTTATCCTCAAACTACCCTATGGCATGGGTAtcgctttatttattatttctttttcatgcttgATAAACCAAAGAACAGATGAGTTAAATGACCTGAGAACAGTTATACAGTTCGTTATTGAATTAACGGATGGATAAAAGAATATTGGTATTATGCATCATTTTGAGGAGAAAATCAAAGCCTCAGGTGAATGCAAGATATCTTTCTGCATCATGGAGATGCTTGA
The sequence above is drawn from the Cynocephalus volans isolate mCynVol1 chromosome 8, mCynVol1.pri, whole genome shotgun sequence genome and encodes:
- the SYF2 gene encoding pre-mRNA-splicing factor SYF2 isoform X2, with the translated sequence MAAATEAEEVPVGSVEEGSDRLAEELAAQKREQRLRKFRELHLKRNEARKLNHQEVVEEDKRLKLPANWEAKKARLEWELQEEQKKKECAARGEDYEKMKLLEISAEDAERWERKKKRKNPDLGFSDYAAAQLRQYHRLTKQIKPNMEAYERLREKHGEEFFPTSNSLLHGTHVPSTEEIDRMVIDLEKQIEKRDKYSRRRPYNDDADIDYINERNAKFNKKAERFYGKYTAEIKQNLERGTAV
- the SYF2 gene encoding pre-mRNA-splicing factor SYF2 isoform X1 — protein: MAAATEAEEVSATATSQRVLWVPVGSVEEGSDRLAEELAAQKREQRLRKFRELHLKRNEARKLNHQEVVEEDKRLKLPANWEAKKARLEWELQEEQKKKECAARGEDYEKMKLLEISAEDAERWERKKKRKNPDLGFSDYAAAQLRQYHRLTKQIKPNMEAYERLREKHGEEFFPTSNSLLHGTHVPSTEEIDRMVIDLEKQIEKRDKYSRRRPYNDDADIDYINERNAKFNKKAERFYGKYTAEIKQNLERGTAV